A region from the Serinibacter arcticus genome encodes:
- a CDS encoding TetR/AcrR family transcriptional regulator: protein MSNAAGAAPAVRRARRTDPDRRNRIIDAAVDVIADRGVAGTTVRLIARAADVPLGSLTYHFDGLDELFLLAFERVAEHGSETFAGILAGHADDPAEGVARIIENLVAGDTRELVLMVELYSLALRRPEYRVLTQRWMDTSRTSLAEHLPADIAAFVDVFIEGATLHAALSTEPYDVTGMRAAIRRLTAG, encoded by the coding sequence ATGTCGAACGCAGCCGGTGCAGCACCCGCGGTGCGTCGTGCCCGCCGGACGGACCCCGACCGCCGCAACCGGATCATCGACGCCGCGGTCGACGTGATCGCCGACCGCGGCGTCGCCGGCACCACGGTCAGGCTCATCGCGCGCGCGGCCGACGTCCCGCTCGGGTCGCTGACGTACCACTTCGACGGGCTCGACGAGCTCTTCCTGCTGGCGTTCGAGCGGGTGGCCGAGCACGGCAGCGAGACCTTCGCCGGCATCCTGGCTGGCCACGCCGACGATCCGGCGGAGGGCGTCGCCCGCATCATCGAGAACCTCGTCGCGGGGGACACGCGCGAGCTCGTGCTCATGGTCGAGCTGTACTCCCTGGCACTGCGCCGTCCCGAGTACCGGGTGCTGACGCAGCGCTGGATGGACACGAGCCGGACGAGCCTCGCGGAGCACCTCCCGGCCGACATCGCGGCGTTCGTCGACGTCTTCATCGAGGGCGCGACGCTGCACGCGGCCCTGTCCACGGAGCCGTACGACGTGACCGGGATGCGGGCCGCGATCCGGAGGCTGACGGCGGGCTGA
- a CDS encoding metallophosphoesterase family protein, whose protein sequence is MVRTVAVLSDVHGVLPVLDAVLAHPLVVGADAVVVCGDHAAGPQPTQVLDRLAALPAVVLVRGNADRELLAAARGEDVDLPDPVVGWAARELRPHHLDLLASLPHPVTLEVDGFGPVVFCHGTPRDDEEVVLVDTRLERWAEVLADLPAQVRTVVCGHTHMPFVRLVDRRLVVNPGSVGMPYGVAGGAFAILADGSVALHRVEIDVEAAVAAVVAGSTYPQVQRWAREYVGAANSDADALRAFGPRDGRVDGGAGAGRDPASR, encoded by the coding sequence ATGGTCAGGACGGTCGCGGTGCTCTCCGACGTCCACGGCGTGCTCCCCGTGCTCGACGCGGTGCTCGCCCATCCGCTCGTGGTCGGCGCCGACGCCGTCGTGGTCTGCGGCGACCACGCCGCCGGACCCCAGCCCACGCAGGTGCTCGACCGCCTGGCCGCACTGCCCGCCGTCGTGCTCGTCCGCGGGAACGCCGACCGGGAGCTGCTCGCGGCTGCACGCGGTGAGGACGTCGACCTGCCCGATCCCGTGGTGGGGTGGGCTGCGCGCGAGCTCCGGCCGCACCACCTCGACCTCCTCGCCTCGCTCCCGCACCCGGTGACGCTGGAGGTCGACGGCTTCGGTCCGGTCGTGTTCTGCCACGGCACGCCCCGCGACGACGAGGAGGTCGTGCTCGTCGACACCCGGCTGGAGCGCTGGGCCGAGGTCCTCGCCGACCTGCCCGCGCAGGTGCGGACCGTGGTGTGCGGCCACACCCACATGCCGTTCGTCCGGCTCGTCGACCGACGCCTGGTGGTCAACCCCGGCAGCGTCGGGATGCCGTACGGCGTCGCCGGCGGCGCGTTCGCGATCCTCGCGGACGGCTCCGTGGCCCTGCACCGCGTCGAGATCGACGTCGAGGCCGCGGTGGCCGCCGTCGTCGCCGGCTCGACCTACCCGCAGGTGCAGCGCTGGGCGCGCGAGTACGTCGGCGCGGCGAACAGCGATGCCGACGCGCTGCGAGCCTTCGGTCCGCGGGACGGTCGCGTCGACGGTGGTGCCGGGGCCGGTCGGGATCCGGCGTCGCGGTGA
- a CDS encoding DUF3626 domain-containing protein translates to MTGSTGERRQGRRDRPPADPVRAVTLQFHPDWPHGPRTVIESMAADRRYRSQFVTGISNGGLTAFPGGDRWRWESRLFSGRYDEAPPSWRPVYGAWNRRADPFGGAIRFGSSYVRLRPEAVRRSTFCFPDSVREPVHLGDAALLPRLCRAADESGLDDLDDYVEAQVHGPVAFSTDAEAVVLDPCYIGTDVESVAERLGCRIEFHPGFRASPDDIDPEYRGGPVVELARSLGPELTPRVLGDAARTGAAPVQTIKQVWHCLARFGRVGDGWSGGGEAGEA, encoded by the coding sequence ATGACCGGGTCCACGGGCGAACGACGGCAGGGCCGGCGCGACCGGCCGCCGGCCGATCCCGTGCGGGCCGTCACGCTGCAGTTCCACCCGGACTGGCCGCACGGACCCCGCACGGTGATCGAGTCGATGGCGGCCGACCGACGCTACAGGTCCCAGTTCGTCACCGGGATCTCGAACGGCGGCCTGACGGCGTTCCCCGGGGGCGACCGCTGGCGGTGGGAGAGTCGGCTGTTCTCCGGGCGGTACGACGAGGCACCGCCGTCCTGGCGTCCGGTCTACGGGGCGTGGAACCGGCGAGCCGATCCGTTCGGCGGCGCGATCCGCTTCGGCTCGTCCTACGTGCGCCTGCGCCCCGAGGCGGTCCGACGCTCGACCTTCTGCTTCCCGGACTCGGTCCGGGAGCCGGTGCACCTCGGGGACGCCGCGCTGCTCCCGCGCCTGTGCCGCGCGGCTGACGAGTCGGGCCTCGACGACCTCGACGACTACGTCGAGGCGCAGGTTCACGGTCCCGTCGCGTTCAGCACGGATGCCGAGGCCGTCGTGCTGGACCCGTGCTACATCGGCACCGACGTGGAATCCGTGGCAGAGCGTCTGGGATGCCGGATCGAGTTCCACCCCGGTTTTCGAGCGTCACCCGACGACATCGATCCCGAGTACCGCGGCGGGCCCGTCGTCGAGCTGGCTCGATCGCTCGGACCCGAGCTGACCCCACGAGTTCTCGGTGACGCCGCTCGAACCGGCGCTGCCCCGGTGCAGACGATCAAGCAGGTCTGGCACTGCCTCGCCCGATTCGGGCGGGTGGGCGACGGGTGGTCCGGTGGGGGCGAGGCCGGAGAGGCCTAG
- a CDS encoding MFS transporter: MRTYRADTSVPPSLRRWRASLYATFVVFGLSLASWVTRTPAIRDAVGASTAEMGLLLLGLSIGSMAGVLSSGALVQRLGCRPVAIAGCASITLGMLAITVGAGTGSAPAIFLGLLLFGLGMGLSEIALNIEGAAVEKALGRAVLPILHGCFSLGTVVGALGGILATAVDVSPFWHLLAVTVAGLAIVAGALPGLPARTGQRTTATAIDPTRDAVEVPAAPVAPAATMLQVLRRPTVVLLGVLILGMALAEGAANDWLPLIMVDGHGLDPTVGSLVYTGFAVAMTTGRFAGAWFLDRFGRGPVLLASVLTAAVGIAGVVFSPSPVLAGVAVLFWGLGASLGFPVVISAAGDHPTDSAAQVSAVATAGYIAFLVGPPLLGLLGEHHGLRNAMLAVLALVVAAALVARPAMRVPDPAPADDDHSPTDRSDDRALEAS, translated from the coding sequence GTGCGAACATATCGGGCGGACACGTCCGTTCCTCCCTCCCTCCGGCGCTGGCGCGCCTCGCTCTACGCGACGTTCGTGGTCTTCGGGCTCTCGTTGGCCTCGTGGGTCACGCGGACGCCGGCCATCCGCGACGCCGTCGGGGCGTCCACCGCGGAGATGGGACTCCTCCTGCTCGGGCTGTCGATCGGGTCGATGGCCGGCGTGCTCAGCTCCGGAGCGCTCGTGCAGCGACTCGGCTGCCGCCCCGTCGCGATCGCCGGTTGCGCGAGCATCACCCTCGGCATGCTCGCCATCACCGTGGGAGCAGGAACCGGATCGGCGCCGGCGATCTTCCTCGGCCTCCTGCTCTTCGGGCTCGGGATGGGGCTGTCGGAGATCGCGCTGAACATCGAGGGCGCCGCCGTCGAGAAGGCCCTGGGGCGCGCCGTGCTCCCGATCCTGCACGGATGCTTCAGCCTCGGCACCGTCGTCGGCGCCCTGGGCGGCATCCTCGCGACCGCCGTCGACGTCAGCCCGTTCTGGCACCTGCTGGCCGTCACGGTCGCCGGCCTCGCGATCGTCGCCGGGGCGCTGCCGGGACTGCCCGCCCGCACGGGTCAGCGGACGACGGCGACGGCGATCGACCCCACGCGCGACGCCGTCGAGGTTCCCGCGGCGCCGGTGGCCCCCGCGGCGACGATGCTGCAGGTGCTGCGGCGCCCCACCGTCGTGCTGCTCGGCGTCCTCATCCTGGGCATGGCCCTCGCGGAGGGAGCGGCCAACGACTGGCTCCCGCTGATCATGGTCGACGGCCACGGCCTCGACCCCACGGTCGGCTCGCTCGTCTACACGGGCTTCGCCGTCGCGATGACGACCGGACGGTTCGCCGGGGCCTGGTTCCTCGACCGGTTCGGACGCGGTCCGGTCCTCCTCGCGAGCGTGCTGACCGCCGCCGTCGGGATCGCCGGCGTGGTCTTCTCCCCGTCGCCCGTGCTCGCCGGGGTCGCGGTGCTGTTCTGGGGCCTCGGTGCCTCGCTGGGCTTCCCCGTCGTCATCTCCGCCGCCGGCGACCACCCGACGGACTCGGCCGCGCAGGTGAGCGCCGTCGCGACGGCGGGCTACATCGCCTTCCTCGTCGGGCCGCCCCTGCTGGGACTGCTCGGCGAGCACCACGGCCTGCGCAACGCGATGCTCGCGGTGCTCGCTCTCGTCGTCGCGGCGGCCCTCGTCGCGCGACCGGCCATGCGCGTCCCGGACCCGGCCCCCGCCGACGACGACCACTCCCCCACCGACCGATCCGACGACCGCGCCCTGGAGGCCTCGTGA
- a CDS encoding GNAT family N-acetyltransferase: MTVTTAWAARRRRAPSVTELAFELLRRVHGHGCATEAAPAVVSRAADLGHRRLRASVRVWNLASRRVLARSGSRSPARSSPMRFTATARCCCSPSTTTATRTADNEHYVITYR, encoded by the coding sequence ATGACGGTGACGACGGCCTGGGCGGCTCGACGCCGACGGGCACCCTCGGTGACCGAGCTCGCGTTCGAGCTGCTGCGACGCGTCCACGGACACGGGTGCGCCACCGAGGCTGCTCCCGCCGTCGTCTCGCGCGCAGCGGATCTCGGGCATCGTCGGCTGCGAGCGTCGGTGCGGGTGTGGAACCTCGCGTCTCGGCGTGTCCTGGCGAGGTCGGGTTCGAGGAGTCCGGCGAGGTCGAGTCCGATGCGGTTCACGGCGACAGCGCGATGTTGCTGCTCACCGTCGACAACGACGGCCACGCGCACCGCCGATAATGAACATTATGTCATTACGTACCGGTGA
- a CDS encoding MarR family winged helix-turn-helix transcriptional regulator, which translates to MTEVETGQATQDAPWLTPEQQQEWRALMELVTVLPGAIDVQLRRDAGINTFEYQILAVLSSQPRCTQGLSDLAAAVLGSPSRLSHALTRLQRAGWVERRDCTELGGRRAEATLTEGGLAKIRDTAPGHVREVRRLVVDTLTAAELEALGAIARKIVAGPVAADVHVCTEQS; encoded by the coding sequence GTGACCGAGGTAGAGACCGGGCAGGCGACGCAGGACGCGCCGTGGCTGACCCCCGAGCAGCAGCAGGAGTGGCGCGCGCTCATGGAGCTGGTCACCGTCCTGCCCGGGGCCATCGACGTCCAGCTCCGTCGCGATGCCGGGATCAACACCTTCGAGTACCAGATCCTCGCGGTCCTGTCCTCGCAGCCGCGGTGCACCCAGGGGCTGTCGGACCTGGCGGCCGCGGTCCTGGGGTCGCCGTCACGGCTCTCGCACGCGCTGACCCGCCTCCAACGAGCGGGCTGGGTCGAGCGCCGTGACTGCACCGAGCTCGGCGGCCGACGGGCCGAGGCGACGCTGACGGAGGGCGGGCTGGCCAAGATCCGCGACACCGCCCCCGGCCACGTCCGGGAGGTCCGCCGCCTCGTCGTCGACACCCTCACGGCCGCGGAGCTCGAGGCGCTCGGCGCGATCGCCCGCAAGATCGTCGCGGGCCCCGTCGCCGCCGACGTCCACGTCTGCACCGAGCAGTCCTGA